The segment ACCCGGCCGACGGGACCCGGCCGCGCATGCCGAAGACCAGCACCCGACCGGGGCCGGTCGGGGTGAAGCCGGGCACGAACCCGGCGGCCGGCCCGTCCTTGATCGACACCACCAGCTGTGATCCGTCAGGGGTGAACGCCACCTGCGCCGGGTCGGACAGCGGGTCGGGCGCGAACCGTGGCTGGTTGGCGTCCAGCTCGCGGGTCGACCCGGGGATCGGCCTCAGGCGGCCTGTCCCGCTGAGCCGGAACCCGGTGATGCTCGCGTCGTCGCCGGCGTTCAGCACGTACACCATGTTGCCGTCGATGGTGACGCTGTTGGGGAAGCGGTGGCCCGGCGAGGAGTCGCCGGTGGGCTCGACATCGGTGAGCCGCAGCGAGTCCCGGCGGACCCGGAACACCGACACCGTGTCGCTGCCGGCGTTGGTGACCAGCAGCCACTTGTGGTCGCCGCTGAGCGTCACCGAGCCGCCCGAGCCGAGCCCGTCGCCGGCGAAGCGCTGGCTCGGTCCGGACCCTTGGCCGCCGGTGTCGTAGCGGCCCGTCAGGGTCAGCGTGCCGTCGGCCGCCCGCCGGTAGTAGGCGACCTGGTTGGCCGGTTCGGTCGGGTCGGTGGTGTTGTTGTGGTTGGTGGCGACGAACACCGCACCGGCGGCGCCTCTGCTCGGCGGCGGCTCGGCCGCCGCGGGACTGGGATGGGTCAGCGTAGCTGCGAGTGCGCCGGCGGCCAGCGCGG is part of the Actinomycetota bacterium genome and harbors:
- a CDS encoding beta-propeller fold lactonase family protein, with the protein product MPTFIPVLAALAAGALAATLTHPSPAAAEPPPSRGAAGAVFVATNHNNTTDPTEPANQVAYYRRAADGTLTLTGRYDTGGQGSGPSQRFAGDGLGSGGSVTLSGDHKWLLVTNAGSDTVSVFRVRRDSLRLTDVEPTGDSSPGHRFPNSVTIDGNMVYVLNAGDDASITGFRLSGTGRLRPIPGSTRELDANQPRFAPDPLSDPAQVAFTPDGSQLVVSIKDGPAAGFVPGFTPTGPGRVLVFGMRGRVPSAGYTRTDFDNRGPFGFSFDDAGNLVIAQFVGGGLETVGGREELTGAVGSYRINDNGTLTPLTGFAGDHQVDTCWVVNNGRYAFGSNYTSGTISSFRIAADGTLSLLDPVAASTDHPGNTQGSTPLDLGISPDGRFLYLVEPGAGKVGAWRIGPDGALTRLGEYDGLPRTVDGDHAPVDFGAGGSPAGIAVL